A stretch of Lathyrus oleraceus cultivar Zhongwan6 chromosome 6, CAAS_Psat_ZW6_1.0, whole genome shotgun sequence DNA encodes these proteins:
- the LOC127094950 gene encoding uncharacterized protein LOC127094950: protein MSQHQDTSASKNTKSTPRVRAPPMGVPDDEILDVAPLSIILGADIDLNQPISIDASASACSNQGNPSSIPSGSTPTTNSKEGTHYTDHVIRDLVTRILNEFVKGVSTPLSQMYPSPKVEQHSGEDDDSSSSEKELAAEWLRSLGHTMFEKGKSVASHTDNASHSEKHDEANVVIDLEDGSSDDQEESLIHHMKPSVSERMKTRKEKFVAELMSARKAKKTAGIGPSKPWSKVEVNKRKVKDDSKPEEDVEEDVPDILPAKKTIVRKSPVKVPAIHLDNISFHLEGGAAKWKFVIQRRVAMERELGKDVVNVKEVMNRIKVVGLLKTVAGFSQCYEGLAKEFIINIPEDISDKNNKEFCKVFVRGRKNEGAGELEVTDNQVCRGITGRQVKVWPVKKHLPVGKLTVKFMFEQIIKHAITNAVKLPIAFPSMICGIILNQYPGILCSNDLPSRRKLALSVHYKLLEGSHVEDIVLTSTMKRPTSKVGAIAEGENIEHANVIHEEEAEAHTSSERSANNDDASGNSGFGDAEEAANSSSTE, encoded by the exons atgtcacaacatcaagaTACGTCTGCTTCTAAAAATACTAAGTCTACTCCCAGGGTTCGTGCTCCTCCCATGGGCGTCCCTGATGATGAGATTCTGGATGTTGCTCCTCTCTCTATTATTCTCGGCGCGGACATTGATTTGAACCAACCCATCTCCATTGATGCCTCCGCTTCTGCATGTTCCAATCAAGGTAATCCCTCTAGTATTCCTTCTGGTTCTACTCCTACCACTAACTCTAAGGAAGGAACACACTATACTGATCATGTTATAAGAGACCTAGTCACTAGAATTCTTAACGAATTTGTGAAGGGAGTTTCTACTCCCCTGTCtcaaatgtacccctctcctaAGGTTGAACAACATAGTGGTGAGGATGACGATTCCTCCAGTTCTGAAAAGGAATTGGCTGCTGAATGGTTGCGCTCTCTAGGGCACACCATGTTTGAAAAAGGGAAATCTGTGGCTTCTCACACTGATAATGCTTCCCACTCTGAAAAGCATGATGAGGCAAATGTTGTGATTGATTTAGAGGATGGTAGCTCTGATGATCAAGAGGAAAGTTTGATTCATCACATGAAGCCAAGTGTGTCTGAACGCATGAAGACTCGCAAAGAAAAATTTGTGGCTGAACTTATGTCAGCTAGAAAAGCCAAGAAGACTGCAGGTATTGGCCCCTCCAAACCATGGAGCAAGGTTGAAGTAAACAAGAGGAAGGTCAAAGATGATTCTAAGCCTGAAgaggatgttgaggaagatgtccctgacatccTGCCTGCAAAGAAAACTATTGTTAGGAAGTCTCCTGTTAAAGTCCCTGCTATTCATTTGGATAACATCTCCTTCCATCTTGAGGGTGGAGCTGCTaagtggaaatttgtgattcaGAGAAGGGTAGCTATGGAAAGGGAGTTGGGAAAAGATGTTGTTAATGTCAAGGAGGTCATGAACCGGATAAAAGTTGTTGGGCTGTTGAAGACTGTTGCTGGGTTCTCTCAATGCTATGAAGGTTTAGCTAAGGAATTTATTATCAACATTCCTGAGGATATTTCTGATAAGAACAACAAGGAGTTCTGTAAGGTGTTTGTGAGGG GCAGAAAAAATGAGGGTGCAGGTGAATTAGAAGTTACAGACAACCAGGTATGTAGGGGGATTACAGGTAGGCAGGTGAAAGTTTGGCCTGTTAAAAAGCATCTTCCTGTTGGAAAGTTGACTGTCAA atttatgtttgaacaaatcaTCAAGCATGCAATTACTAATGCAGTTAAGCTGCCAATTGCTTTTCCCTCTATGATCTGTGGAATTATCTTGAATCAATATCCTGGTATTCTGTGCTCTAATGACTTACCTAGTAGAAGAAAACTTGCTTTGTCTGTGCACTACAAACTGCTTGAAGGAAGTCATGTCGAGGATATTGTCCTGACATCTACCATGAAGAGGCCAACCTCAAAAGTTGGAGCAATT GCTGAGGGTGAAAACATTGAACATGCTAATGTCATCCATGAAGAAGAAgctgaagcccacacctctagtgagaggtctgcaaaCAATGATGATGCCAGTGGCAATTCTGGTTTTGGTGATGCTGAAGAGGCTGCAAACTCAAGCTCTACTGAGTAG